Proteins from one Daphnia pulicaria isolate SC F1-1A chromosome 3, SC_F0-13Bv2, whole genome shotgun sequence genomic window:
- the LOC124329179 gene encoding probable endochitinase isoform X2, which yields MNKLSSILFAFAALQCSSLVNADINLGVSDFQCPPGHSIYPHPQQCELYYTCYNTEPTYLWQCRSNLLFDLVYDGCNWPEQTYCGNRTRPDQKTTTNIQSSVPTVATPNSPKPITCPDDGFYPAYTDSCNPVFYTCLDGYPFSTNCPSYGVFEPVAKKCVSPNNSACQTATPTSGTNPTVKSTTQGVTVTSWSTTSPATPPKTTTANTTTAQTTPPKTTTTAGGQFVCPGSGNYPDPSSCSHYYTCDNGNAYHFACPSGLVFNSVTGVCDWPSSVPGCSGK from the exons atgaacaaattgtCGTCCATTCTTTTCGCCTTTGCTGCCCTCCAAT GTTCGTCCCTTGTCAACGCTGACATCAATTTAGGGGTCAGTGATTTCCAGTGTCCACCAGGCCACAGTATCTATCCTCATCCTCAACAATGTGAGCTCTACTACACCTGCTACAACACAGAGCCGACTTATCTGTGGCAGTGCAGATCCAACTTGTTATTTGACCTCGTCTACGACGGATGCAATTGGCCAGAACAGACCTACTGCGGAAATCGTACTCGCCCGGACCAAA AAACAACTACGAATATTCAGTCATCTGTACCCACGGTAGCCACACCTAATAGCCCTAAGCCAATCACATGCCCCGATGATGGATTTTATCCAGCCTATACCGATAGCTGCAATCCAGTTTTCTACACTTGCCTCGATGGCTATCCTTTTTCTACT aaCTGCCCCTCCTACGGTGTTTTCGAGCCGGTGGCTAAGAAATGCGTTTCGCCGAACAATTCTGCCTGTCAAACCG caaCACCAACATCTGGGACTAACCCGACAGTCAAATCAACAACCCAGGGTGTTACAGTCACATCGTGGTCAACCACCTCACCTGCGACTCCCCCTAAAACGACAACTGCCAATACGACAACGGCCCAGACGACCCCACCCAAAACGACAACGACTGCTGGCGGCCAATTCGTGTGTCCGGGAAGCGGCAACTATCCAGATCCTTCTTCGTGTTCACATTACTACACTTGTGACAATGGAAACGCCTACCATTTC GCTTGTCCGTCTGGTCTGGTTTTCAATTCGGTAACCGGCGTTTGCGACTGGCCTAGCAGTGTTCCCGGTTGCAGTGGCAAATAA
- the LOC124329179 gene encoding probable endochitinase isoform X1, with the protein MNKLSSILFAFAALQCSSLVNADINLGVSDFQCPPGHSIYPHPQQCELYYTCYNTEPTYLWQCRSNLLFDLVYDGCNWPEQTYCGNRTRPDQSMETTTNIQSSVPTVATPNSPKPITCPDDGFYPAYTDSCNPVFYTCLDGYPFSTNCPSYGVFEPVAKKCVSPNNSACQTATPTSGTNPTVKSTTQGVTVTSWSTTSPATPPKTTTANTTTAQTTPPKTTTTAGGQFVCPGSGNYPDPSSCSHYYTCDNGNAYHFACPSGLVFNSVTGVCDWPSSVPGCSGK; encoded by the exons atgaacaaattgtCGTCCATTCTTTTCGCCTTTGCTGCCCTCCAAT GTTCGTCCCTTGTCAACGCTGACATCAATTTAGGGGTCAGTGATTTCCAGTGTCCACCAGGCCACAGTATCTATCCTCATCCTCAACAATGTGAGCTCTACTACACCTGCTACAACACAGAGCCGACTTATCTGTGGCAGTGCAGATCCAACTTGTTATTTGACCTCGTCTACGACGGATGCAATTGGCCAGAACAGACCTACTGCGGAAATCGTACTCGCCCGGACCAAAGTATGG AAACAACTACGAATATTCAGTCATCTGTACCCACGGTAGCCACACCTAATAGCCCTAAGCCAATCACATGCCCCGATGATGGATTTTATCCAGCCTATACCGATAGCTGCAATCCAGTTTTCTACACTTGCCTCGATGGCTATCCTTTTTCTACT aaCTGCCCCTCCTACGGTGTTTTCGAGCCGGTGGCTAAGAAATGCGTTTCGCCGAACAATTCTGCCTGTCAAACCG caaCACCAACATCTGGGACTAACCCGACAGTCAAATCAACAACCCAGGGTGTTACAGTCACATCGTGGTCAACCACCTCACCTGCGACTCCCCCTAAAACGACAACTGCCAATACGACAACGGCCCAGACGACCCCACCCAAAACGACAACGACTGCTGGCGGCCAATTCGTGTGTCCGGGAAGCGGCAACTATCCAGATCCTTCTTCGTGTTCACATTACTACACTTGTGACAATGGAAACGCCTACCATTTC GCTTGTCCGTCTGGTCTGGTTTTCAATTCGGTAACCGGCGTTTGCGACTGGCCTAGCAGTGTTCCCGGTTGCAGTGGCAAATAA
- the LOC124329100 gene encoding mucin-2-like isoform X2 — MAKHFLTSLLLAISIFQVGLSAAVNKISEQKWGRKITFNGQTRAFTCPEADGSYATPNQCIAQYYECVNGIPYPKTCPPGYLFDPITLVCTLAAQTTCNQHIDCPSDGLYPYPGACSSLYFVCSNGDSYLTYCTENYVFDPTLLRCVLQEDATCTSTNSTTTTTVPSPTTPPMPITKPATTTEPTTTTTEATTTTQSTTTTTAPTTTTEATTTTTAPTTTATEATTTTTAPTTTTTEATTTTTLPTTTTLPTTEATTTTTEATTTTTAPTTTTTEATTTTTAPTTTTTEATTTTTEATTTTTAPTTTTTEATTTTTAPTTTTESTTTTTLPKTTTTEATTTTTAPTTTTTEATTTTLPTTTTPEAPTTITESTTTTMVPTTTTTEPPTTTTKTTEPPREESTTTTAATITTTLTPANTPPITTTTNTTPIKPAGPFVCPQSDGLFPVPGVACSNQFWMCSNFYAYLMDCPVPIFYNPAIQVCDWKENIAGCN, encoded by the exons ATGGCAAAACACTTTCTCACATCCCTCTTGTTAGCAATCAGCATCTTTCAAg tgggTCTAAGCGCTGCGGTGAATAAAATTTCTGAACAGAAATGGGGAAGGAAAATTACGTTCAATGGA CAAACCAGGGCGTTTACTTGCCCTGAAGCTGACGGCTCTTATGCAACACCGAACCAGTGTATTGCCCAGTATTATGAATGCGTGAACGGAATACCTTATCCTAAA ACGTGTCCACCAGGCTACTTGTTCGACCCAATAACGTTAGTGTGCACGCTTGCCGCTCAAACGACTTGCa ATCAACACATCGATTGTCCTTCAGACGGACTGTATCCATATCCTG GTGCATGTTCCAGTTTGTACTTTGTTTGCAGCAATGGAGATTCTTATTTGACG tATTGTACGGAAAACTATGTCTTCGATCCTACACTTCTAAGATGCGTTCTGCAAGAGGATGCTACGTGTACAT CTACTAATTCAACAACCACGACTACCGTACCTTCTCCAACTACACCTCCTATGCCAATAACAAAGCCCGCAACGACAACTGAACCCACCACCACAACAACTGAGGCTACGACCACAACTCAAtccacaacaacgacaactgcgcctacaacaacaactgaggccacaacaaccacaactgcACCCACAACAACGGCAACTGaggccacaacaacaacaactgcaccCACTACAACGACAACTGAGgccacaacaaccacaactCTTCCCACAACGACAACTCTTCCCACAACTGAGGccacaactacaacaactgaggcaacaacaaccacaactgcacccacaacaacgacaactgAGGCCACAACGACGACAACTGCGCccacaactacaacaactgaG gcaacaacaacgacgactgaggccacaacaacgacaactgcccccacaacaacgacaactgAGGCCACAACGACGACAACTGcgcccacaacaacaactgaatCTACAACGACGACAACTCTTCCCAAAACTACAACAACTGAGgccacaacaaccacaactgcACCCACAACAACGACGACTGAGGCCACAACGACAACTCTTCCCACAACTACCACACCTGAGGCCCCAACAACGATAACTGAGTCCACAACGACGACAATGGTACCAACAACTACCACAACCGAGCCcccaacaacgacaacaaaaacaaccgaACCACCAAGAGAAGAGTCtacgacaacaacagcagctacCATTACTACGACACTGACTCCTGCGAATACTCCGccgataacaacaacaacgaacaCAACGCCGATCAAGCCGGCAGGACCTTTCGTTTGCCCCCAGTCGGACGGATTGTTTCCCGTGCCGGGCGTGGCATGTAGCAATCAATTTTGGATGTGCTCAAATTTTTATGCATATCTTATG gACTGTCCTGTGCCTATCTTTTATAACCCGGCAATCCAAG TGTGCGATTGGAAAGAAAACATTGCGGGTTGCAATTAA
- the LOC124329172 gene encoding salivary glue protein Sgs-3-like codes for MKNHFSSFLFGFIVLASFLAGNVTCETKLKQASFLSKGLNSNLRGPGDIEIRPLSALSEPTFTCPSSEGFFPIPNTCGPDFYVCILGSPYVSTCPNGTIFDPVTKLCTPIQWASCTPFTCPAPDGFFPIPGACSNSYYTCVGNVAYLQKCPGTSIFDPVLYSCVSESTASCKVATTTTAKTTTTTRTTTTPTTTTTPTTTTTRTTTTPTTTTTPTTTTPTTTTTRTTTTTTPRTTTTKPSTTTTVGPFKCTQEYGYYPVPGVSCSTQYYMCSNAIAYLMTCASPTYYNPSIQTCDWKENVAGCQ; via the exons ATGAAGAATCATTTTTCTTCGTTCCTCTTCGGGTTCATTGTCCTAG CATCTTTCCTGGCTGGCAATGTGACCTGTGAGACAAAGTTGAAACAGGCATCATTCCTGAGCAAG ggTTTGAATTCAAACTTACGAGGTCCAGGCGACATTGAAATTCGACCACTTTCTGCTCTGA GTGAACCAACTTTCACCTGTCCAAGTTCTGAAGGATTCTTCCCCATTCCAAACACCTGTGGGCCTGATTTTTACGTTTGCATTCTTGGATCTCCATACGTTTCG ACTTGTCCTAATGGAACGATTTTCGATCCCGTGACGAAATTGTGCACACCCATTCAGTGGGCCAGTTGCA CACCCTTCACCTGTCCTGCTCCTGATGGTTTTTTCCCCATACCAG GCGCTTGCTCGAATTCATATTACACTTGTGTCGGAAATGTGGCCTATCTACAG AAATGCCCTGGAACTTCAATTTTCGATCCAGTACTGTATAGCTGCGTATCTGAGTCCACTGCTTCTTGCAAAG TCGCAACCACGACGACGGCAAAAACTACGACAACAACCcgcacaacaacaacgccgACCACGACGACTACAccaacaactacaactacaCGGACGACCACAACCCCAACAACCACGACTACAccaac GACcacaacaccaacaaccacGACTACACGAACGACAACCACAACAACTCCAAGGACGACCACGACTAAGCcatccacaacaacaacggtgGGACCTTTCAAATGTACGCAAGAGTACGGCTATTATCCCGTCCCAGGTGTCAGCTGCAGCACACAATATTACATGTGCTCAAATGCCATTGCATACCTTATG ACTTGCGCTTCGCCCACTTATTACAACCCGTCCATCCAga cATGCGactggaaagaaaatgttgccgGTTGCCAGTAA
- the LOC124329098 gene encoding integumentary mucin C.1-like isoform X1 produces MRSSVCILSIVFFQACLLQTALALPSLALVPAQSSTFFEEWLATFDPNTPGERNSALCENAGDGFYAFPDNPNCNPNYYACIGGVQYNQTCPGNSVFEPTLGNCLSPDTAPSCKITTTTPMTTTTVSTTTVKTTTAPFSCTSDGFYPVGTCSNSYYACVGGVVYPQTCPGNGIFDPSISACVAPESLPSCPPITSTIPVTTTIPSTSTVTTPSTTSTTVATTTLTSTTTAPPTTTTTAPPTTTTTITTTPASTGTTIFTCTQDGFFPMGSCLSTYYACVGGISYVQTCPGDGIFVDTKCVTPQDVIGCDTTTSTTMSSSTTTDSTTTATATATSVAPFTCPTPEGFYPIPGACSADYFICVSGSPYVQTCPAGIFDPVLLKCVLPETASPPCTVTTIPPTTTPTTTPTTTPTTTPTTTPTTTPTTTPTTTPTTTPTTTTAAPFVCPGSGQYPYPGSCTLYYVCGGGTYFVASCPIGQVFNPNTQYCEPPINVPGCYFSFVDFYQGMKLVGLKGGQPQQ; encoded by the exons ATGAGGTCGTCAGTGTGTATTTTGTCGATAGTATTTTTTCAAG CATGTTTGTTACAGACCGCGCTAGCTCTACCCTCCCTGGCGCTCGTCCCAGCCCAGTCTTCCACGTTTTTCGAGGAATGGCTCGCTACTTTTGATCCAAATACACCG GGTGAACGGAATAGCGCTCTCTGTGAAAATGCAGGCGATGGTTTTTACGCATTTCCAGATAATCCTAACTGCAATCCAAACTACTACGCATGTATCGGAGGTGTTCAATACAACCAG ACTTGTCCTGGCAATAGCGTCTTTGAGCCGACCCTTGGAAATTGTCTTAGTCCCGACACGGCACCATCATGCAAAA taaCGACAACGACACCCATGACAACAACTACCGTGTCCACCACTACCGTGAAAACAACCACTGCACCTTTTTCGTGTACATCGGATGGGTTCTACCCTGTTGG GACATGTTCTAATAGTTACTACGCGTGCGTCGGTGGTGTTGTCTATCCTCAG ACATGTCCAGGCAATGGTATTTTCGATCCATCGATTTCCGCGTGTGTTGCACCGGAATCTCTACCATCATGCCCAC CAATAACTAGCACTATACCAGTTACTACCACAATTCCCAGCACTAGTACAGTAACGACTCCAagcaccaccagcaccacGGTGGCCACTACAACACTCACTTCTACCACTACAGCACCGCCcactacaactacaacagcACCGCCCACTACAACCACTACCATCACCACTACCCCGGCTAGTACAGGCACCACAATTTTCACGTGCACTCAAGATGGATTTTTTCCTATGGGCAGCTGTCTATCTACTTACTACGCGTGTGTTGGAGGCATTTCTTACGTTCAG ACATGTCCTGGAGACGGAATTTTCGTTGACACCAAATGCGTTACTCCCCAAGATGTTATTGGATGCG ATACAACTACTTCTACCACGATGAGCAGTTCCACAACTACTGATAGCACAACCACGGCGACAGCTACTGCTACTAGTGTTGCACCATTTACCTGCCCAACTCCCGAGGGATTTTACCCAATACCCG GAGCTTGCAGCGCAGACTATTTCATTTGCGTATCTGGCTCTCCATACGTCCAA ACTTGCCCAGCGGGAATTTTTGATCCAGTTTTATTGAAATGCGTCCTTCCCGAGACAGCATCACCACCTTGCACAG TAACCACAATACCTCCTACAACCACCCCTACCACTACACCGACTACTACAccgaccactacaccaaccacTACACCGACTACTACACCAACTACTACACCAACAACTACACCGACTACTACACCGACTACGACCACAGCTGCTCCATTTGTCTGCCCTGGAAGTGGACAATACCCTTATCCGGGAAGCTGTACTTTGTATTACGTCTGTGGAGGCGGAACTTATTTCGTCGCC AGTTGCCCCATTGGACAAGTATTTAACCCCAATACACAGTACTGTGAGCCTCCTATTAATGTTCCAGGCTGCTATTTTAGCTTCGTCGATTTCTACCAG GGTATGAAACTTGTTGGATTGAAAGGCGGCCAGCCGCAACAATGA
- the LOC124329098 gene encoding integumentary mucin C.1-like isoform X2 codes for MRSSVCILSIVFFQACLLQTALALPSLALVPAQSSTFFEEWLATFDPNTPGERNSALCENAGDGFYAFPDNPNCNPNYYACIGGVQYNQTCPGNSVFEPTLGNCLSPDTAPSCKITTTTPMTTTTVSTTTVKTTTAPFSCTSDGFYPVGTCSNSYYACVGGVVYPQTCPGNGIFDPSISACVAPESLPSCPPITSTIPVTTTIPSTSTVTTPSTTSTTVATTTLTSTTTAPPTTTTTAPPTTTTTITTTPASTGTTIFTCTQDGFFPMGSCLSTYYACVGGISYVQTCPGDGIFVDTKCVTPQDVIGCDTTTSTTMSSSTTTDSTTTATATATSVAPFTCPTPEGFYPIPGACSADYFICVSGSPYVQTCPAGIFDPVLLKCVLPETASPPCTVTTIPPTTTPTTTPTTTPTTTPTTTPTTTPTTTPTTTPTTTPTTTTAAPFVCPGSGQYPYPGSCTLYYVCGGGTYFVASCPIGQVFNPNTQYCEPPINVPGCYFSFVDFYQVLVL; via the exons ATGAGGTCGTCAGTGTGTATTTTGTCGATAGTATTTTTTCAAG CATGTTTGTTACAGACCGCGCTAGCTCTACCCTCCCTGGCGCTCGTCCCAGCCCAGTCTTCCACGTTTTTCGAGGAATGGCTCGCTACTTTTGATCCAAATACACCG GGTGAACGGAATAGCGCTCTCTGTGAAAATGCAGGCGATGGTTTTTACGCATTTCCAGATAATCCTAACTGCAATCCAAACTACTACGCATGTATCGGAGGTGTTCAATACAACCAG ACTTGTCCTGGCAATAGCGTCTTTGAGCCGACCCTTGGAAATTGTCTTAGTCCCGACACGGCACCATCATGCAAAA taaCGACAACGACACCCATGACAACAACTACCGTGTCCACCACTACCGTGAAAACAACCACTGCACCTTTTTCGTGTACATCGGATGGGTTCTACCCTGTTGG GACATGTTCTAATAGTTACTACGCGTGCGTCGGTGGTGTTGTCTATCCTCAG ACATGTCCAGGCAATGGTATTTTCGATCCATCGATTTCCGCGTGTGTTGCACCGGAATCTCTACCATCATGCCCAC CAATAACTAGCACTATACCAGTTACTACCACAATTCCCAGCACTAGTACAGTAACGACTCCAagcaccaccagcaccacGGTGGCCACTACAACACTCACTTCTACCACTACAGCACCGCCcactacaactacaacagcACCGCCCACTACAACCACTACCATCACCACTACCCCGGCTAGTACAGGCACCACAATTTTCACGTGCACTCAAGATGGATTTTTTCCTATGGGCAGCTGTCTATCTACTTACTACGCGTGTGTTGGAGGCATTTCTTACGTTCAG ACATGTCCTGGAGACGGAATTTTCGTTGACACCAAATGCGTTACTCCCCAAGATGTTATTGGATGCG ATACAACTACTTCTACCACGATGAGCAGTTCCACAACTACTGATAGCACAACCACGGCGACAGCTACTGCTACTAGTGTTGCACCATTTACCTGCCCAACTCCCGAGGGATTTTACCCAATACCCG GAGCTTGCAGCGCAGACTATTTCATTTGCGTATCTGGCTCTCCATACGTCCAA ACTTGCCCAGCGGGAATTTTTGATCCAGTTTTATTGAAATGCGTCCTTCCCGAGACAGCATCACCACCTTGCACAG TAACCACAATACCTCCTACAACCACCCCTACCACTACACCGACTACTACAccgaccactacaccaaccacTACACCGACTACTACACCAACTACTACACCAACAACTACACCGACTACTACACCGACTACGACCACAGCTGCTCCATTTGTCTGCCCTGGAAGTGGACAATACCCTTATCCGGGAAGCTGTACTTTGTATTACGTCTGTGGAGGCGGAACTTATTTCGTCGCC AGTTGCCCCATTGGACAAGTATTTAACCCCAATACACAGTACTGTGAGCCTCCTATTAATGTTCCAGGCTGCTATTTTAGCTTCGTCGATTTCTACCAGGTACTGGTACTATAA
- the LOC124329100 gene encoding cell wall protein DAN4-like isoform X1: protein MAKHFLTSLLLAISIFQVGLSAAVNKISEQKWGRKITFNGQTRAFTCPEADGSYATPNQCIAQYYECVNGIPYPKTCPPGYLFDPITLVCTLAAQTTCNQHIDCPSDGLYPYPGACSSLYFVCSNGDSYLTYCTENYVFDPTLLRCVLQEDATCTSTNSTTTTTVPSPTTPPMPITKPATTTEPTTTTTEATTTTQSTTTTTAPTTTTEATTTTTAPTTTATEATTTTTAPTTTTTEATTTTTLPTTTTLPTTEATTTTTEATTTTTAPTTTTTEATTTTTAPTTTTTEATTTTTLPTTTTTEATTTTAPTTTTTEATTTTTLPTTTTTEATTTTLPTTEATTTTTEATTTTTTTTEATTTTTAPTTTTTEATTTTLPTTTTPEAPTTITESTTTTMVPTTTTTEPPTTTTKTTEPPREESTTTTAATITTTLTPANTPPITTTTNTTPIKPAGPFVCPQSDGLFPVPGVACSNQFWMCSNFYAYLMDCPVPIFYNPAIQVCDWKENIAGCN from the exons ATGGCAAAACACTTTCTCACATCCCTCTTGTTAGCAATCAGCATCTTTCAAg tgggTCTAAGCGCTGCGGTGAATAAAATTTCTGAACAGAAATGGGGAAGGAAAATTACGTTCAATGGA CAAACCAGGGCGTTTACTTGCCCTGAAGCTGACGGCTCTTATGCAACACCGAACCAGTGTATTGCCCAGTATTATGAATGCGTGAACGGAATACCTTATCCTAAA ACGTGTCCACCAGGCTACTTGTTCGACCCAATAACGTTAGTGTGCACGCTTGCCGCTCAAACGACTTGCa ATCAACACATCGATTGTCCTTCAGACGGACTGTATCCATATCCTG GTGCATGTTCCAGTTTGTACTTTGTTTGCAGCAATGGAGATTCTTATTTGACG tATTGTACGGAAAACTATGTCTTCGATCCTACACTTCTAAGATGCGTTCTGCAAGAGGATGCTACGTGTACAT CTACTAATTCAACAACCACGACTACCGTACCTTCTCCAACTACACCTCCTATGCCAATAACAAAGCCCGCAACGACAACTGAACCCACCACCACAACAACTGAGGCTACGACCACAACTCAAtccacaacaacgacaactgcgcctacaacaacaactgaggccacaacaaccacaactgcACCCACAACAACGGCAACTGaggccacaacaacaacaactgcaccCACTACAACGACAACTGAGgccacaacaaccacaactCTTCCCACAACGACAACTCTTCCCACAACTGAGGccacaactacaacaactgaggcaacaacaaccacaactgcacccacaacaacgacaactgAGGCCACAACGACGACAACTGCGCccacaactacaacaactgaGGCAACAACGACGACAACTCTTCccacaactacaacaactgaGGCCACAACGACAACTGCGCccacaactacaacaactgaGGCCACAACGACGACAACTCTTCccacaactacaacaactgaGGCCACAACGACAACTCTTCCCACAACTGAGGCCACAACTACAACGACTGAGgccacaacaaccacaa CTACAACAACTGAGgccacaacaaccacaactgcACCCACAACAACGACGACTGAGGCCACAACGACAACTCTTCCCACAACTACCACACCTGAGGCCCCAACAACGATAACTGAGTCCACAACGACGACAATGGTACCAACAACTACCACAACCGAGCCcccaacaacgacaacaaaaacaaccgaACCACCAAGAGAAGAGTCtacgacaacaacagcagctacCATTACTACGACACTGACTCCTGCGAATACTCCGccgataacaacaacaacgaacaCAACGCCGATCAAGCCGGCAGGACCTTTCGTTTGCCCCCAGTCGGACGGATTGTTTCCCGTGCCGGGCGTGGCATGTAGCAATCAATTTTGGATGTGCTCAAATTTTTATGCATATCTTATG gACTGTCCTGTGCCTATCTTTTATAACCCGGCAATCCAAG TGTGCGATTGGAAAGAAAACATTGCGGGTTGCAATTAA
- the LOC124329139 gene encoding integumentary mucin C.1-like produces MKHSPSFIFASIILATFFQAGNVAGATRMLPFLTKGLHGYGGSRATGDIELGDDPNFQCPEGTSVAPHPEKCELYYTCYFASPLTLRQCSSNYLFDVTYNGCNYPELTDCGNRQRPGPTITTTRTKTATDSPPSTSPVFNCPSEGGFFPVSPEECYQHYYTCAGGVAYVMLCPTDGLFDPVTLTCKPANEVSCKDPAFTCTADGFYPIEGECTGVYFVCASGVAYESVCPNNGIFDPDRGICASPDTVPCAQGPTTRTSTTTSSTTTPSTTTTSTTPSTTTSTTTTTTTTPRTTSTTTPTTTSTTTTTTTTPRTTSTTTTPTTTTPSGEFNCPNKDGKYPDPTNCHAYYVCISGVAFPSNCPENGCFDAPSQKCSTDCSNCIDFFYGFF; encoded by the exons ATGAAGCATTCGCCGTCCTTCATCTTCGCTTCCATCATTTTAG CGACATTTTTCCAAGCTGGAAATGTGGCAGGTGCGACCCGGATGCTGCCTTTTCTTACCAAG GGCTTGCATGGTTACGGCGGTTCACGAGCTACCGGTGACATTGAATTAGGAGATGACCCAAATTTTCAATGTCCTGAAGGAACTTCCGTCGCTCCTCATCCAGAAAAGTGTGAACTCTATTACACCTGCTATTTCGCGTCTCCCTTGACTCTCAGACAATGCTCTTCCAACTATCTATTCGACGTGACTTACAATGGCTGCAATTATCCGGAATTGACAGACTGCGGAAACAGACAACGCCCCGGTCCAA CTATAACGACGACAAGGACGAAGACTGCAACTGACTCACCTCCATCAACTTCTCCAGTGTTTAATTGTCCTAGTGAAGGAGGCTTTTTCCCTGTTAGCCCGGAAGAATGTTATCAGCACTACTACACTTGTGCTGGAGGAGTTGCTTACGTTATG CTCTGCCCTACTGATGGTTTATTCGATCCTGTCACACTGACATGCAAACCAGCAAATGAGGTCTCCTGCAAGGATCCGG CGTTTACGTGCACAGCGGACGGATTCTACCCAATCGAAGGGGAATGTACAG GTGTGTACTTCGTGTGTGCCTCCGGTGTCGCTTACGAATCG GTGTGTCCTAACAATGGAATCTTCGATCCGGATCGTGGCATCTGCGCATCCCCCGATACGGTCCCTTGTGCCCAAG GACCCACAACTCGCACTTCGACGACAAcgtcttcaacaacaacaccttCGACGACAACTACTTCAACAACACCTTCAACAACCACCTCAACAACGACAACCACCACGACAACTCCAAGGACAACTTCGACAACAACTCCAACGACtacttcaacaacaacaacaacaacaacaactccaaGGACAACTTCAACAACCACGACACCCACAACGACGACTCCTAGCGGTGAATTTAACTGCCCAAACAAAGACGGCAAATACCCAGATCCGACCAACTGTCACGCGTATTACGTTTGTATTTCCGGTGTAGCATTCCCTTCG AATTGTCCTGAAAACGGATGCTTCGATGCTCCGTCACAGAAGTGCTCAACAGACTGTTCAAATTGCATCGATTTCTTTTACGGTTTTTTCTAA